Genomic window (Sediminispirochaeta smaragdinae DSM 11293):
CCGGGCGAATTGTGAGCATCAGTCAACCCCATGTGAGGCCGATTGTACGAGGGAAAGCGGGTGTTCCCACCGAGTTCGGAGCGAAGGTATCCGTTTCCCTGGTGGACAGCTCATCAGTTCCAATCTCTTCATCGAGTTCTTTAACGAGTTTTTTAACGAGTTTTTTACCAGCAGCACTGAGTGCAATCTTTGCAAGGCGGCTTTCATAATAGATACGGACGGTAGCGCCGTCTTCTACAGCCTGTGCGATATCATAGACATCAACATAATTACCAAACACAGCGGGTGTAGTAACATCGGTACTTTCGATAGTCGTACCGGTAAACCCGAGGTAGGTCGCATTAGGAAGGGCATCTCTCATATATTTGGCAAAGCCGTAGACGATCTTTTTACCGATGATGTTGCCATCTTTATCCTTATCATCTACATATTTTTCTATAACGGATTCAGTTATTTTACTCATCTTATTGAGTCTACCAAGAGATATAATAAAAATAAATCAAATAAGAATATTTGATCAGATATTTTGAAGGTTGATTAAAAAATCTTTCAATATATTTCCTGTAATTTCCGGATTATTTTTATGGATTTTTTCAGCTATTCCTTTTGCTCTGGCCTTTTTTATTTGAGAATTACTAACAAGCAGAAGGAGCATTTCCAAGCCCCAAATAGTGTCCAAACCATTGGACTTACACGCTCTTCTAAGGGCTTTATCATTAGTTAAACAAACAGCGAAGTGCTTTTTTGTGTAATAAAAACAGGACAGATCCTGATATGATAATACAGGATCTTCTTTTAATTCTGAAAAAGGAGTTTCTACAATAACAAGACCTAATTCGGCAGCTCTATCCAGTGTTAATCCGTCTACTTCATTAATAACACAGTCAGGTACCAGTACTTCTTTCCAGTAATTTGATAGCTCT
Coding sequences:
- a CDS encoding PIN domain-containing protein gives rise to the protein MNNHKLSLSIIDANILIDYVLADEDIIRELSNYWKEVLVPDCVINEVDGLTLDRAAELGLVIVETPFSELKEDPVLSYQDLSCFYYTKKHFAVCLTNDKALRRACKSNGLDTIWGLEMLLLLVSNSQIKKARAKGIAEKIHKNNPEITGNILKDFLINLQNI